The window ATCTTCTTATGATGGGCTGCAGGAGCCTCCTGGTCTTCTCAATCTATGGCCAATCTAAACCATTAGTTTGATAAATCACCCTCTTGGTTGCTCACATGTTAACTTTCATGATACATATGACTAGTTTTGTATTAGGCTTTACCCATTAtataaatttaccaaaataaccaaaaaaaaaaaattttattcatgTAATTTAGCTACCAATTCACTCATAACACTCATAAACCACCATGGTGAGGGTGCTAGCTATTCAACCAATCAAATCACATGGAGGATTGAGGTATTGAGAAGGTATTGTACTATTATTCATGTACATTTGAGTTACGTATAGGATGACAGTTGGACGGAGCCTGAGTTGGGGGATTAATAAATTTTTAGCTAAACTGAGCCCAAGCTCAAAGGCAGTCAGATTCGAAACCCTTGAGGGAaacataattaccaaaataccattAGATATTTTTTAACTTAATTATCAAAAGACCCTTAGATATTTTTGTTTTCCTGCTCATGAAAGTAACAGAGGATAGGTAGATCACTATGAGTAAAGTGAtcaatttcctttttatttttgtttattcttcTAGAGTATTTGTCTCATTATCAAGGAAAAAGATCCTCTTCAAATCCAACTCCTCTCCAAATAGCATACAAGGCAAGGGGTATGCATACACCCTTGGCCTTAAATCCTCAAAAGTAATTagtaaaacccaaaaccctaggttACAAGTGAGAGGAAGTGGAAGAGATTACACTAGGCATGAAGGAGTTACATTGCTTGCAATGTGCTACAttctgtcatgttgcacaggattatgtgcaatactaatgacaaccttgttatcacaatagagtaTCAAATTCCAACTCTTGGACCAGTCGTCTGAACCATAGAAGTTCACATACTTCATGAGCCATAGCtttaaattctgcctctgcacttaATCGACTCACAATTAATTGTTTTTTACTCATCCATGTGACCatattaccacccacaaaaatACAATAGCCAGGAAAGACTTGGATGCATATCCCCAGGTGTTGGCAGGTGTTGGGATGCATGTGCATGGGCATGTCCAAGTCCTCCCTTGAATGAGTGATTGGAGAAGAGTTGAATGCATGCCCAACTGCCCAAGTAGTTGGATAGCATTATCGATGAGTGGATGATTTTATGACGAAGATAAGATTTCTAGATTCCATTGTATTTCCATTGTAAATAAGTTTTTTTGAGATGAAAAAAAATTCCGCTGTAAATGATCATTTTTCTTGTAATGGAAAGGTTAGTGATAGACGAAATCTTTGTATTGTATGGACTGTCTCAGCAACGCCCATCCCTCTAAACTTGAACCGACTACGGGTTTTCATATCCCATGAAGAAAAGGATGACGAGTGAGGGAGTGAGGgagtgagggagagagggagagaggaagagatgtAAAACAATCATTGTATTATCATGATTTTGGtttcattgtattttttctcttcttttcttaacatccaaacataatctaaaaaaagagATTATTCACTCAGGAATATATGAGAATATATAATAAGACTATactttattaaatattcatCGATCACCATCATATACATacatagagggagagagagagagaaaaaggtttCTAAAGCCTCATAAATCCAGTACTCGATCTCCTTCCAAAACATTATTACATAACACAAATAGTAAAATACTACTTCACTAGGAGCAGTACTACGATtataaaacacttaaaagacTCCATCGATCGATATTATCTCTGTCATCTCTGAAAAATTCCAAACAAACGTACAGAAGAAAACCGCCGTAAGATATGAGATGATGTACAGACAAATATCATATCACACCTCACAGATAATAGATTTGGCTATTTGCACCCATCGCCCTCCTTATTATTCTTCTCGCActtcttgcccttttgattccctcctttctctcctcgTCGTCCTCCTCCATGGATCTTGTCCTTCACTTTGTCCATGATCCCACACTCCTTCTTCCCCTGTTGGTGCTtgttcttgtcttcttccttgttcTCTCCCTTGATCTTTTGCATGATTCCTGCCATTCTCACAACGATgataatctctctttctctttctggtTTCAACAGAACTATCGATGTGTTAATGGAATTCTGATTCTCCATGTAACTatttatagggttccaaagtcCAAATCAACCACAAAATATCTTTCCTCTCTGttattatctctttctttctttctttctttaaaacAATTATCTATTGAGAGCAGCTTTGGTAGACacttttgccacatggcagatcagCTAGGTCTGAAAAAATAGAGTTGGCCACAGCAAATTAAAGCACGGTAATTCCAAGTGTATCCGTATCAAGTTCTCATACATCCCCTTGGCCATCGTGTGGATcatggaaaattatcgcccccagtactacaccgggtgctgtgcgcatcgtgcggcacagCACCACCGTGGATCATTCCATTCATTCTCTCTTCTGTTGTATTAACCGACTCTCGATCTCTGTTTGTGTTTATCAACAATAGTTTTTAAGTATGGTCCCGATCGATATcaataaagattaaaaaaataataaaatatgaatAAAAATTGGTATCAGATTGATATCGTCCCCAATTGATACTGATACAAAATGCCCGATTTGACAAATCCAATACCTATAGAAAAAAGCGGTATCATCCCCAACCGAATCGCCATGGGGCAACATCACCAACCCGGCATATCGCTGAATCGTCATACCGACGTATGATCATATCGCCAAATCGTCACCACCATGGTGCCATATCATAAAATCATCATGTCGTGCTATGTTGATCGACATGTATCGATATCAAATCGTTTGGAGATTATacagggatgtaaatgaatagccaaaatccattttcgtaCGTATTTgtgtccatatccatttagcactatccgaatccgtccgaaagctaaacggatacggataggctatagctatccgaaaaactatatttacatgaaaatggataaaatacccgatccatatccgtgtccgtatttgtttagcactatccgaatccgtccgaaaaataATCAGATGTGGATgcagatataacactatccgaaccgaatctgatccgtttacatctctaaaaTTATACCGGTCCAATAACAATTTtactaatattttattatttttaatttttatcggTATCAGATCGATATTGGCCAATACCGATATGTAAAACCATTGTCTCGAAAGagtattaaaataaaaatatttaacaaaaagtttataaaatctaatatatttttctctctctcccattcagCATTTACCAATGCATAAAATCTTTTAccctaaaagaaagaaaaaaaaacttttaccttaattttatattttaataaaaGACATTATCCTTTGGATTAGAGGGTGCCGACATCTTTTTTTTGTCCACTTCTTGTTATAACTTCCAAATCAAATCCCACTCAAAATTCCAGTTCTTACCAATCCACTAGGGCCCCCATGCCTAAAAATCCTAAATAGATATTTACCTCCTCAAATGCTTAATCTAACGCTTTGTTTAAGAGGAGTATATCTTGTGGCAAAAGTTTTCCAAGTTGGTTTGTATTTAGAGATTTTCTAAGCAGCAGCTCACATGATTTCTATATCACAGCATGGATCAAAGAAAGTGTTCTGAACTCAGGATTGATGATGTGTaaatttttcaaattcaaattcaatcaaatacctctTATGTATATCCACATATCCATAGATTTAATTCGTGTTATCGAATTGAGTATTGATCAGTTTTAAAATTGATACTGATACTAATACTAATACCAATATATATCGATTCATATCGATCATATTAGACGTTTTTGCTCTCAAAGATACCTATTCAGCTATATCAATGTTTTTGGGTAATATTAGACGTTTTTGCTCTCAAAGATACCTATTCAGCTATATCAAtgtttttgggtaaaagaaCGCCATTTCTTCGCGTGGTTCCAATGTTGAGACACATGTGGACGTGAACGACCATTCCGCTCCCAAAATTCCACGTCCATGATGTATGCACATATGATCCCATTGGACCCGTGCTGACATAGCGGTCACACGACCAGGTAGGCATTCTCTTGCccaatagggaaaaagatctctacttggtggtttcctacgccctctcatagGACACCACGGGATGACGCCTCTACCCCCAACCAAGGTAGATTCCCAGACGTACTCACCCATTGGTCCATATTTGATGGCGTAGGAAACATCACCAAGTTGAGACATCATTTTCCCTTCATGTGTATATGAGTTAGGCATAGGACAACGTTTGGACTGGGCCTTACTTAGGGAATTAATAAAGTTTGAACCAAGTTGAGCCCGAGCCCAGGCTCAAAGGCAGCCAGATCACAAAGCTTGAGAGTAAACATAATTACTAAAACACCCttagatattttttattttcatgctCATGAAAATAACAAAGGATAGGTACATCATTGCGGGTGAAGCaataattttccttttgttttgtaGGTCCCCTTCTTCTATAGAATGTCTCATTATGGATGAGTGAATGATTTCATATCATATGAATTAAGGTGTCGAGAGAGAGACATATAAAATCAATCATTCTGGTCACGATTTGTCttattacatattttttttttcttttcatggcatccaaacatagcctagaAAGGAGTTTATTGAGGCAGGAACAGAGACAATAGTAAGACTATAGTTTATTAAATATTCATCACCATATCATATACATACACAGagacacacacagagagagagagagagagagagagagaggtttctaAACCTTATAAATCCACTCTCCTTAATTTCTAAACGTAATTACATAACACAAGCTGTAAAATATACAACTCCACTAGGAGCAGTACTAcgattattaaaaaataaaaacctaaaagaTTCCATATCCATAACTCTAcaaaaatccaaacaaaaacagaagaaaacctCACAGAACTAGCTAATTTGGAACCATCGCACTCCTTGTCTTCTTGGTTCTCTCATTTTTTCATGATCTCCTCAGCTCCATGCATGGATCTTGTCCTTCACTTTTTTGTTCACGAACCCACAATTCTCCTTCTGTTTCCCCTTTTGGAGCTGAACCACCGGGTGATTGTGCTGAACCACCGGGTGCTTGTTCCTGTCTTCTTCCTTGTTCCCGCCCATATCTTTTGCATTATTCCTGCCATTAATTCTCACAACGATGATAAACTCACGTACGCTTTtaatttactctctctctctctctttctctctatggTTTCAACAGAACGATATGATGTGCTAATTCAACTCCATCAGATTTGTAGTGGAAATTGAGCTTCTCGATGTTACTATTTATAGGGTAGGTAGggttccaaaatccaaatcaacCCACAAATAAAGATCTGAAAAGATCTTCCTTTCTATTAATATCTCTCGGGAGgagttttggttttgatacACGCTTtgatttgccacatggcagatattGGTCTGAAAAAATAGAGATGGCCACTGCAAATCAAAGCACAGCCAAGTCCAAGTCTATCCGAACTTGAGTTCCGACTGCCTCTCGTACATCCCCTTGGCCAAAGCGTGAGTTCCATTCATTCTCTCTTCCTTTATATTAACCGACTCTCACTTTCAATGTTTATCAACAATAGTCTTACGTATCGTCCTGTTCGCTACCAATCCGATATCAATAaagtttcaaaaataataaaatattagtaAAATTCGGTATCGAACCAGTATCGTCCTCAATTGATACAAATACAAAATATCCGATTCTGCAAATTCAATACCAATAAAAAATCGATATCATCCCCAACCGAATCCCCATGGTGCCACATCATTAAATCGTCATACTATTATATCATTATATCGTCAAATCGTCGCCATGGTGCCATAACTGCTGGGAGTTGGCCTCCGTTGCTGCAAATGGACACCATGGAAAGGAAGCCATGACGAACCATCGCCAAATTGTCATATCGTGCTATGTTGATCAACATGTATCGATACCAAATTATTTGGGGATGATACCAATCCAATCGTAGCCATGGTTTGATAAATCACCCTCTTGATTGCTCACATGTTAACTTTCATGATACATATGACTAGCTTTCTATTAGATTTTTCCATTGTATTTTCAATTGTTAAATTGTTATGTTCCATTTCAttcatatgttaatttttttttttttaatctttcacacaaaaaacataaaaaataatcaaactTTAACTTACTCAGGAGTCAAGTTATAGCATAAATGGAGTTTatcaagtgacaaaataaagaTTTGAAAATTCAGGATTATAGAAGATTTCACAATAATAGTTTCAATATCGTAGGGATCATGGATAGAAATGGGATTTTTTAGAAATGGAGTTGGCAATCATTGATGGCAACATCTAATTGTACAGACTGATCCTAAGGAgcaaaagggagggggggggggggtatgcCCGAAAAAAGGCACAAACGATCAAGAGAAGaaatgcatgccaatacatggggGAGTTTATTGCTGAATTTGAGTATACATGACGAGTATCCTATCCAAATGTTAGAAATTACGATAATTTTTtatcaaataataaaatttttaacCATCAACGGAAACTTATCTTCAATGGGTCTAAAGCATTTTTTGTAATAggaaaattattttaattttggatcCAGTTTTTATGCATAACCATGTATATACATATATTGAACTTTTTTCCTGTCAGGTTCCCTGCCCCATCCGATTGttcggttcctctcataggatgggcaaaaatgacgacttaaccacATCCACGTAGTGTGTTCGGATAAGAGGTTAGATCGTCATTTTTGCCCCTTATGAGAAGAACCGGACAACTATACTGAGTATTAACTTAAGAGGATAATGGCCCTACACATAGTGGTGCTTTTCAATTGTTGAATAAGGATGAGAGCAGACGTCtaataacatatttttttctttctctctcccattttatatttaataaaaaacatTATCTTTTAGATTAGAGGGTGCCGACATCTTTCATTTGTCCGGCCACTTCTTGTTATGATTTCCAGAATCAAATCCCACTCAAACTCCAGTTTCGTACCAAACCACTAGCCCCAAAGCCGTTTCCAAAAAATCCTAAATAGATATTTACCTCCTCAAATTCTAAACCCAACTCTTTGTTTAAAGAGGAGTATTATCTCGTGGCAAAGGTTTTCTAGGTTGCCTTGTATTTACAGATTTTCTCAGCAGATCACATATTTTTATTTCACGGCATGGATCAAAGAAGTGTTCTGAACTCTGGATTGAAGATTGATGTGTAAATTTTCAaagtcaaattcaaattcaaattcaaattcaatcaaatacctctCTGATGCATATTCATATATCCATAGATTTAGTTCACAGTATGGGATCGAATATCGATTAGTTTCAAAACTGATACTGATATTAATACATATCGAATTATCAATCGTATAAGATATTTTTACCCTCAAAGAAACTTATACCAATATTTTTGacaaaaagaacactacctatTTGCGTGGTCCTTGTGCTTAGAGACAGGTGAACAGAAAATGACCACCCTTCCTAATGAAAAGACAGAAATCCCATCAACCATGATACTTGCATGTATGCTTTCATTGGCCCGCATTGATGTAGAAGCCACACAATCAGATAACGTTCTCTTGCCCAATATTTTTTTAACCATCTTATGGCCAGCTATTTGTATTCTACTATAAGTATGGTAAACTCTTCCGAATTAtttaatttaccaaaataaccACCGAAACTTTGTATTTATAAAATTTGTCTACCGATtcactcataagtcataacagTCATTACACCACCATGGTGAGGGTGCTTGCTATTCAACCAATCAAATCACAGGTAGGATTAAGTTATTCAGTGGGTATTACGGGATAAAATAATTATCAAAACACTCTTAGATATTTTTTATAcataattatcaaaatacccttagatATTTTTGTTTACCTGTTCAGTACCGGTAGACCACTAGGGGTGAGGGGATCATCCCCACGCCCACCCTTACCCTTCCCtttttgtctcttcttcttattcttcttcttctattactACTATGAGTCTTATTTTATGATGAAGTAAGATTCGTGGATTCTTTTGGGTCAGTCTCTTTGACGGCTTTGGGTGAGGCGGAAAAGTACTGATGTGGTATTTCAAAATCCTACATCAATCTTATTTGTTTAACTCTCTGTGGTGAGCTTATAAAAACTCAAGAAACAACATTAAATGATTTATCTTCCGGTATGACGCTTAAAAATTTCACCCCTATATTATTCAAAGtcttataaaaaataaagtatttttgagaatttggatcctctactaccaaGTTGCCCTGTAGGACCGTGCTGTTCTGACACAGGGCTACGCACAATatccgccttacccttgcccaaatGCCTTGTCCGAGTGAGGGTAAAGCAGTAATTGTGTGTAACCCCGTGTTTGGGCAGCAAGAACCTACCTGGCAGCTTGACAGTAAAGGATCTAGATCTGTATTTTTTATCACTCTtcatttaaaaagtaaaaattcTACCAATATTCTTCAATATATTATATTGTAGGACCCAATCCCACAATATTCTCACCCCATCCTCCTCATCAAACAAACACAGCCCTTGGAGGGTTAGTGAATAGTGATGGATGAAATCTCCTTATTGTAGAGAGTACAGACTATCTCCGTAACTCCATCCCTCCATATAAATCAATTATTCTTGCATTATCACgtttttttatcttattatatatttttccttttcttttcttggcatccaaataTAACCTAAAAAGGCAGACCGGAAACAGGCAAACTCTTTGTCCTAAATAGATGAGGAAGAAAATTGAACGGAGACAAATAAGACTATATTTATTAGATCTTCATTACCATTAATTATATACATACATAGAGTGTGAGAAAAGGTTATAAAACCTTATAAATTCACTCTCCTTCCAAAACATTATTACATAACACAAACTGTAGTACTACTTCACTAGGAGCAGTATAAAACACCTAAAAAGACTCCATTTCATCTCTGTCATCTCTGCAAAAATCCAAACAAACACAAGAAAACCATAAGAAATGAGATGATGTACAAACGAATATTAGCTCACAGATCTGGCGACTTGGAACCCTCCCTAGCATtcccaaaaaacagaaaaaagggaAATCAAATCTGTAGATCTAATACAATTAATAAACGTACCTATACGTAAATCATGATGAGAGTGGTGGGTATGGAGACCGGAGAGGGATCTAGTCGCTGTCGCTGTCGCTGCTGCTGCTATGGCCGTCTTCGTCGTGTTCGccgtccttctttttcttcttctccttcttcttcttctccccctcctTGCCCTCTTCATTCTCTCCTCCATGGatcttctccttcactttctccaTGAaccctcccttctccttctcctggtTGTACTGATCCTCCGGGTACTTTTGCTGATCCACTGGGTACTTTCCCTCTTGATTCTCTCCTCCATGGATCTTGTCTTTCACTTTGTCCATGAacccccccttctccttctccttctccttctcctggtGGTACTGATCCACCGGGTACTTGTGTTGGTCCTCAGCGTACATATGCTGATCCACCGGGTACTTGTGTTGATCCTCAGCGTACATGTGCTGATCCACCGGGTACTTGCGCTGATCCTCTGGGTAATTATGCTGATCCACCGGGTACTTGCGCTGATCTTCCGGGTAATTGTGTTGATCCACCGGGTGCTtattcttgtcttcttccttgttcCCTCCGATGTGAAGGGCGCCCTCGATCTTTTGCAAAATTCCTGCCATTCTCACAAACCACAAACGATTATAAACTCACGCTAGCTCTTCCCTCTCCTACTCTTTCTGGTTTCAACTAAACGATGTGTTAGTTAATGGACCTCGGCTCTGATTTGTAGTGGAAAACTAAGCTTCCCGGTGATGCTATTTATAGGACTCCACTCCAGAATCCGAATCAACCCACAAAAGATCTTTCTTGTCTCTCTTTATTATCTATTAGGACTTGGGAGCAGTTTTGATAGGCGGCAACCCCATGAAGAAAGAAACATGGTGGAAGGACACTTTGATTTGCCACGCGGCAGATCAGTTTAGTTTGGTCTGAAAAATTGAGTAATTGGCCACATTGCAATTCAAAAGCATTAATTCCAACACTACTCGAATCAAGTTCCCACTCTCGTATACCACCTTAGGCCTACGCGTGGATTCCTTATTTCTTCCATTGCATTAACCGATTACtacttcttctttccttttctctctcctctctctttctctctttctctctttctctccttctctcccgATTTATACCAATATGATATTGATAAAATGGCTATACTAGTGCACAAGATTCtcgcgtttagcagggtctggagaggggttttattttatgttttttttgataaaactgGGGAAAGTTTCAAAGAGACTATTTCCAGGACTCGAACTCGTGTCTAAGCGTTCAAGAAGTGAGCACTTGATTAACacgccaagcacgaccttcaccaatataatattgataaagACTAAAAATAATAAGATATTGGTAAAAATCGATATTGTCCCCGCCTGATATCAATACCAACCAATACATATAAAAAAATTCGATACCAGATCGGCATGTCCCAAATCAAATTGTCATATCATCATGATGCCAAAGTGCGATATTGCCATGCTGCTATATTGCTAAACCGTTCATCATGTCGCTAAATCATCATATCGTGCTACATTGATCGACATGTATCAGTATCAGATTGTTTGGGAacaattttattaatattatattatatttaatcTTTATTGGTATCAAATTGATATTGGCCAAGACCAATGCGTAAAACCATTATGTCAAAACgggattaaaataaaaaaaataaatttaaataagaataaaaagatggaaatgaataaaaataaaggaaaataagagagatttaataagaaatcaaatgataacaaatataaaaaatgaaaaagaactgataaaccaagagagagagagagagagagagagagagagagagaaggatacGTAGCCTAGGTCTCCGATTTTTGTGGAATCCATGCGTCGAACAGAAGACATACGAGAACTTGGCTTATGGTTCTCATACATGAATGTGATCCTAACTCTATTAATGGCATCTTGAGCTAAAGTGGATGAATTGGATGGATAAAGCAAATGAATGTAAATCGTTTCATAGagatttaaaaatcaaaattgtcATACAGCTCTTTCATTACAAGACAAAGTCGCCACCCACCAATTTTGCCCATGCATTGCTAACTAGAAAGATTTCACCCTAATGTATTTAGGAGGTAGTTTCCTCACTCCCATAGTGAATGGGAAATCCCTAGACCATGGGTTTTTGTGTCTTGGGATGAGTATCGAGAATAGTAGTGTGGCATTATCGACTTCATACTTTAAACTGGTAGGGTACTAATGACCCTAGATAGATGGATGGACCCTActccatgggtgaaggaaaactctctcCATTTATTTGTGGCTAAAGTATCGCAACTGGCTCATACAACTAGGCAGTCTATATGGCCATAGTTGTAATTAAGCCACATGGAGGATCCCTGCGGCCAATCTGAAGCATTGGTTTGATAACTCACCCTATTGATTGCTCATATGTTAATTTCATGATACATATGACTAGCTTTGTATTTGAGTTTCTCCTTGTATTttgaactgtttttttttttttttttggataaaaatatTTTGATCTAACATTACGAAGTATGTTGCTGCCACATGGAAATTATAACCCGTCCATGTAGTTTTGCCCCAGCTCAATGGGTGTTTAGGTACCCCTTCCTtctatttatttaataaaagggaaaaagaatgttaaccGGTGTTGTACCTGGGTGTGTACCTGCACCCAAATACAGTCCGGCGCTGCCCCTGGTCCTTTTCGTCTTTCCGAGGGCAGCATCAATCTTTTCACGTcgggctgtgtctgggcgtaggtaCACGCCCAGGCACAACACTGAtcaacgttctttctcccttaataaAAATGATAATTGTAGGGCAAAAAGCTAACATGTGGCATGTTGAATGGGTTCCAAAAGACCTCTAGGTCCCTTACTCAAGAGTCAAGTTATAGCCTAAATGGAGTTTatcaagtgacaaaataaaagatttgaaAATCCTGGATTATAGGAGATTTCACAATAATGGTTTGAATATGGTAGGGATGCATAAAAATATATGGAGATGCATGGCCATACAGGGGGGGAGTTTATTGTTGAATTTTAGTATATATGACAAGTATCCTATCTAGATTATCCATTATTTATCCAAGAGACCACATCTTAACCATTCGGAATTCATCTTCAGTGGGTCTAAAGCATTTTTTAAGGgcaaaagaacgctacctgggtgTGTGTAGTGCGCTGCCCCTGTGTCCAGACATAGGGCGTGCAGATCGCCATAACCCCATGGAAAGGCTGAATTTTGCAAGAGCACAATGGTCATTTTGCGTGCCCCTGCATTTGGGTGCAAGGGCAGCACACCGCACACAACCAAGTAGTGTTCTTTCTacctatttttaattaaaaaagagagaaatgctCTATGTTTGGGGGGCACAAGTCATGCCTAAACACAGtcaatttttatcctctcttgttacagcacggtgttgTAACGCATTGTGCGGTGGctgtagaggccatgtgcatcatgtggggcccattgtgtcacatggcctctgcagcacCACACGATGTGTTACAGTATCGTGCtgtaacaagagaggataatGATTCAAACATAGTAAGGATACAATGATGATCTTACCCACATGAAAAGTGGAAATCCCATTTATGAGATATCAGCATGTGTGCTCTCATTATCTGCCGTGTGTGCACGTGACCCTGCACTCCCCT is drawn from Telopea speciosissima isolate NSW1024214 ecotype Mountain lineage chromosome 1, Tspe_v1, whole genome shotgun sequence and contains these coding sequences:
- the LOC122666138 gene encoding dehydrin HIRD11-like, with protein sequence MAGILQKIEGALHIGGNKEEDKNKHPVEDQYHQEKEKEKEKGGFMDKVKDKIHGGENQEGKYPVDQQKYPEDQYNQEKEKGGFMEKVKEKIHGGENEEGKEGEKKKKEKKKKKDGEHDEDGHSSSSDSDSD